GGATGTTCTTAACAAACCGCAACAGTTGAAAACTTATGTGCCGGATCGACCCGGACACGATTGCCGTTATCTCTTGGATTCAAGCAAGATCGCCCGTGATGTCGGTTGGAAACCGAGAATTGCATTTGCGGATGGAATGCGCGAAACGATCCAGTGGTACATCGAAAATCGGAAATGGTGGCAAACAATTCAACAAAAGATAGATGCTGAAGCCGTCCAAGAGGACAAATGGGAAACGTTTTCAGAGAGGTAAACGCTATGCAACTGACAACGGAACAATTGGCAGCATGGAAACGAGATGGAATTATCGTGGTCCCCAACGTGTTTTCTCCGGATACAATTGCACCTGCATTAGAAGAGATGGAGCACAATGCTTACGATGGCTTGACTTACGCCGAATATCGAGCAAAGTGGGATCCGCAACCGGATGCACTGAAAAGTGCCTATGAGAAGAACAGCGATCTGCAACTGCTTGCCGGTCCGTTCGGTAAAGCAGTGCATTTTCCGACAGGTTTGGAAGCGGTGGATACGCTCATCGAAAACGAGACGTATCTCACAATCGCACAACAACTCTTAGGCACGGAAGAAATTCGACTTGGGTATGGACAGATCTTCCTTCGAGAAGGGCTCACCGATAGTCGTCATAGTGAACACCCGTGGCAAGGTTACCACATCGACAATGCGACGAACTCACCCTTACCCCCGCACCCGGATTGGCAACGCTACGGATATGTTCTGACCGCTATCTTCCTACACGACATCGAATTAGACGGTGCGCCGATGCTCGTCTGCCCCGGTTCACAGAACCAGTTGGATAAAATATGGGAGAAGTATCCGGGCAGAGCAGGTGGCATGGGTATTCCTGACCTACGTGAATTTAAAGGAGAACTCACAGATCCGGTGCCCCTTACAGCGAAAGCGGGGAGTGTGTCGTTCCGATCCAGTTACTTGGTTCATGCCGCACAACCGTTTGAGAACAAGAGCAGACAACGCGGGTGGATGGGCTTTCACTTCCATCGCGCCGACAATGACGATTGGTGTAAAACAACGCGTCCGGTGCCGGGGTGGGGCACCCCGCAGTATATGAAATTTGTCGCTCAAACAACCCCCACTGTGCGACGCGTTTTGGGGTGGCCCCCTCTTGGCGATGAATACTATACACCCGAGGCACTCGCACGTCTTGAACAGGCATATCCAGGCATTGATTTGGAGCCTTACCGGTAAACATACCTTAATGGGATGGGATATGGAAACAACAGATGTCTTAACTTTGCTAATTTTGGGTCTGAATAAACGGGGGACTTCATTTAGGGATTATGCTTAAAGCTGAAGTTGAAAAATACGCTGAGCACCCTTTATACATCACATGGGCAGCGGTTGAGCCGTCTTCTTTAGATTATTTACAGGGAATATGGTCTTATCTCTGCCGGGAATTGGAACCACTTATGGAACCGCGCTGTTCACAAGTTAACACAATCCGCGTGGGACTGCCATGGGCTCCTAAACGTATTATGGATCCACCTAAAGACCAATGGGACAGACTGCCAACGCCGCTTACACCGGGCGAACGCGAAGTCTTTGAAATGTTTAATGGTAAGCTTTTTCGTGAATGGGAAATGTACATACAACCTCATCTCAATGGGTTGAGACCTGATCTTGTTCTCCTCAACCCTTATGCTGGAATAGCTGTATTTGAGATTAAGGATTGGAGTTTAAATACCCTCCACAGTTCAATCAAATATGGTTGGAAAACCCAAAGTCCTGTA
This window of the Candidatus Poribacteria bacterium genome carries:
- a CDS encoding phytanoyl-CoA dioxygenase family protein, with translation MGNVFREVNAMQLTTEQLAAWKRDGIIVVPNVFSPDTIAPALEEMEHNAYDGLTYAEYRAKWDPQPDALKSAYEKNSDLQLLAGPFGKAVHFPTGLEAVDTLIENETYLTIAQQLLGTEEIRLGYGQIFLREGLTDSRHSEHPWQGYHIDNATNSPLPPHPDWQRYGYVLTAIFLHDIELDGAPMLVCPGSQNQLDKIWEKYPGRAGGMGIPDLREFKGELTDPVPLTAKAGSVSFRSSYLVHAAQPFENKSRQRGWMGFHFHRADNDDWCKTTRPVPGWGTPQYMKFVAQTTPTVRRVLGWPPLGDEYYTPEALARLEQAYPGIDLEPYR